A single Numenius arquata chromosome 1, bNumArq3.hap1.1, whole genome shotgun sequence DNA region contains:
- the TEX30 gene encoding testis-expressed protein 30 isoform X2 has product MNFPHLVSLAAHLASHGVLCLRFTCKGLNIAYRTKAFKAVVEYLKLSKDYTLSGVFLAGRSMGSRAAASVIRHLSQEEEEDDFIQGLICLSYPLHRPKLQSKLRDEDLLFIRCPVLFVSGSADEMCEKQLLEGVASRMKAPKKIHWIDKANHGMAVKGRTTDDVMEEINTQVFSWIRENIELDHR; this is encoded by the exons ATGAATTTCCCTCACTTAGTGTCTTTGGCAGCCCATCTTGCATCCCATGGAGTTCTGTGCCTGCGGTTTACTTGTAAAGGCCTTAACATTGCTTATAGGACTAaggccttcaaagcagttgtg GAATACTTAAAGCTTTCCAAAGACTATACACTTTCAGGTGTCTTCCTTGCAG GCCGTTCCATGGGCTCACGAGCTGCTGCCTCTGTGATACGTCATCttagccaggaggaggaggaggatgacttCATTCAAGGTCTAATATGTTTATCTTACCCATTGCATCGACCAAAACTTCAGTCCAAGCTCCGGGATGAAGATTTATTATTTATCAGGTGTCCAGTGCTGTTTGTCTCGGGATCAGCAGATGAGATGTGTGAAAAA CAATTGCTAGAAGGTGTGGCAAGCAGAATGAAAGCCCCTAAAAAAATCCATTGGATTGACAAAGCAAACCATGGGATGGCAGTCAAAGGACGAACAACAGACGATGTCAtggaagaaataaatacacaagTTTTTTCTTGGATTAGAGAGAATATTGAACTGGACCACAGATGA
- the POGLUT2 gene encoding protein O-glucosyltransferase 2 yields the protein MRGLWPLCVALGVVAAGAAAGGGGRLSPERSVVWGPGLRAEAALPARYFYVQAVDAEGQRFTSSPGENAFQVKITAPDEQFTRVGVQVLDRKDGSFLVRYRMYASYKNLKIEVKTGEKHVAESPYILKGPIYHENCDCPQEESSAWLEEMNCPQIIPQIQRDLANFPIVDPDKIAKEIPQRFGQRQSLCHYTIKDNEVYIKTYGEHVGFRIFMDAILLSLTRKVKMPDVEFFVNLGDWPLEKRKAPQNLHPIFSWCGSSESKDIVMPTYDLTDSVLETMGRVSLDMMSVQANTGPSWEDKNTTAFWRGRDSRKERLELVKLSRKYPEIIDAAFTNFFFFKHDESLYGPIVKHISFFDFFKYKYQINIDGTVAAYRLPYLLAGNSVVLKQDSIYYEHFYNELQPWKHYIPFKSDLSDLLEKLQWAKEHDEEAKNIAKTGQEFARNNLMGDHIFCYYFKLFQEYASLQVSEPKIRDGMEKVHQPDDDLFPCTCHRKKAKDEL from the exons ATGCGTGGCCTGTGGCCGCTCTGCGTCGCCCTGGGAGTCGTCGCGGCtggggccgccgccggcgggggcgggcggctgAGCCCCGAGCGCAGCGTGGTATGGGGGCCCGGGCTGCGGGCGGAGGCTGCCCTCCCCGCCCGCTATTTTTACGTGCAGGCCGTGGACGCCGAAGGGCAGAG GTTCACTTCATCACCAGGTGAAAATGCATTCCAGGTGAAGATCACTGCTCCTGATGAACAGTTCACTCGGGTTGGTGTGCAAGTATTAGACAGGAAAGATGGTTCCTTCCTTGTGAGATACAGGATGTATGCAAGTTACAAAAACCTGAAGATAGAAGTGAAAACTGGAGAGAAACACGTTGCAGAGTctccatatattttaaaag GCCCTATTTATCATGAAAACTGTGACTGCCCTCAGGAGGAGAGCAGTGCATGGCTGGAAGAGATGAACTGCCCTCAAATCATTCCACAGATTCAGAGAGACCTAGCAAATTTTCCCATTGTTGATCCAGATAAGATTGCAAAAGAAATTCCACAGAGGTTTGGACAAAGACAGAGTTTGTGTCATTACACCATCAAAGATAATGAG gtttATATAAAGACGTATGGGGAACATGTTGGCTTCAGAATTTTCATGGATGCCATACTGCTTTCTTTGACAAGAAAA GTGAAAATGCCAGATGTagaattttttgttaatttgggGGACTGgcctctggagaaaaggaaggccCCACAGAACCTGCACCCCATCTTCTCATGGTGTGGGTCCAGTGAGTCAAAAGACATTGTCATGCCAACATATGACTTAACAGACTCAGTTTTGGAGACTATGGGACG AGTCAGTCTGGATATGATGTCAGTTCAAGCAAATACTGGTCCATCGTGGGAAGACAAGAATACCACAGCATTCTGGAGAGGACGTGACAGCCGCAAAGAGAGACTTGAACTTGTAAAACTCAGCAGAAAATACCCAGAGATCATAGATGCTGCTTtcacaaacttcttttttttcaaacatgatGAAAGCCTCTATGGCCCCATTGTTaagcacatttcattttttgatttttttaag TATAAATATCAAATTAATATTGATGGCACAGTGGCAGCATATAGATTGCCTTATCTACTAGCAGGAAACAGTGTGGTGCTAAAGCAAGACTCCATCTACTATGAGCATTTTTATAATGAGCTGCAGCCATGGAAACATTATATTCCATTTAAAAGTGACCTAAGTGATCTACTAGAAAAACTACAGTGGGCCAAAGAGCATGATGAAGAG gcaaaaaatattgcaaagaCTGGACAAGAATTTGCAAGAAACAATCTGATGGGAGATCACATTTTTTGTTACTATTTCAAACTTTTCCAG GAATATGCCAGCTTGCAAGTGAGTGAGCCAAAAATCAGAGATGGGATGGAGAAAGTGCATCAGCCTGATGACGACCTTTTTCCGTGTACCTGCCACAGAAAAAAG GCCAAAGATGaactctga
- the TEX30 gene encoding testis-expressed protein 30 isoform X1, whose translation MSGPVEVKVKIPFGNKYLDAIFSVPEKKSTYGVILTHGAGGDMNFPHLVSLAAHLASHGVLCLRFTCKGLNIAYRTKAFKAVVEYLKLSKDYTLSGVFLAGRSMGSRAAASVIRHLSQEEEEDDFIQGLICLSYPLHRPKLQSKLRDEDLLFIRCPVLFVSGSADEMCEKQLLEGVASRMKAPKKIHWIDKANHGMAVKGRTTDDVMEEINTQVFSWIRENIELDHR comes from the exons ATGAGTGGGCCGGTAGAG gTTAAAGTGAAAATACCTTTTGGAAACAAGTATCTTGATGCTATATTTTCTGTCCCAGAGAAGAAATCAACATATGGAGTGATTCTTACCCATGGAGCTGGAGGAGATATGAATTTCCCTCACTTAGTGTCTTTGGCAGCCCATCTTGCATCCCATGGAGTTCTGTGCCTGCGGTTTACTTGTAAAGGCCTTAACATTGCTTATAGGACTAaggccttcaaagcagttgtg GAATACTTAAAGCTTTCCAAAGACTATACACTTTCAGGTGTCTTCCTTGCAG GCCGTTCCATGGGCTCACGAGCTGCTGCCTCTGTGATACGTCATCttagccaggaggaggaggaggatgacttCATTCAAGGTCTAATATGTTTATCTTACCCATTGCATCGACCAAAACTTCAGTCCAAGCTCCGGGATGAAGATTTATTATTTATCAGGTGTCCAGTGCTGTTTGTCTCGGGATCAGCAGATGAGATGTGTGAAAAA CAATTGCTAGAAGGTGTGGCAAGCAGAATGAAAGCCCCTAAAAAAATCCATTGGATTGACAAAGCAAACCATGGGATGGCAGTCAAAGGACGAACAACAGACGATGTCAtggaagaaataaatacacaagTTTTTTCTTGGATTAGAGAGAATATTGAACTGGACCACAGATGA